A stretch of the Flavobacterium sp. 5 genome encodes the following:
- a CDS encoding sulfite exporter TauE/SafE family protein, translating into MEYFGYLASVIIGLSLGLIGGGGSILTIPILVYLFKIDPKLATSYSLFIVGVTALSGCFSHYRMGNLKIKSALYFAIPSVFSILIIREVIFLKIPNLLFTINDFQVTKNFLIMIIFAILMVSASISMIGKTKTQIHAISTNYWQLAVIGAVIGTISGFLGAGGGFLIIPALLFFAKLPMKQAVGTSLLIIFINSAIGFAGDLYIGAPIDYIFLLSISSMAFIGMFIGTHLSKKIDSNKLKPIFGWFVLIMGIYIIIKEIFI; encoded by the coding sequence ATGGAATATTTTGGTTACTTGGCTTCGGTCATAATAGGACTCTCTTTAGGGTTAATCGGCGGTGGAGGATCTATTTTAACCATTCCTATATTGGTCTATTTATTCAAAATTGATCCAAAACTGGCGACTAGTTATTCCTTATTCATAGTAGGAGTCACAGCTTTATCAGGATGTTTTAGCCATTATCGAATGGGAAACCTCAAAATCAAATCGGCATTATATTTTGCCATTCCTTCCGTATTTTCAATTTTGATTATTCGAGAAGTAATTTTTTTGAAGATTCCTAATTTGCTTTTTACCATAAATGATTTTCAAGTCACCAAGAACTTTCTAATCATGATCATTTTTGCAATCCTGATGGTATCGGCATCTATTTCTATGATTGGTAAAACCAAAACTCAAATACACGCTATTAGTACTAATTATTGGCAACTAGCAGTAATTGGAGCTGTGATTGGAACTATATCAGGTTTTCTAGGTGCAGGTGGTGGATTTTTAATCATTCCTGCTCTTTTGTTTTTTGCCAAATTACCAATGAAACAAGCTGTTGGCACTTCATTATTAATCATTTTTATTAATTCTGCTATTGGTTTTGCAGGTGATTTATATATTGGTGCACCAATAGATTATATCTTTTTACTGAGTATTTCAAGTATGGCTTTCATAGGAATGTTTATTGGCACTCACCTATCCAAAAAAATAGATAGCAACAAACTCAAGCCAATTTTTGGATGGTTTGTTTTGATAATGGGTATTTACATTATCATTAAAGAAATTTTCATCTAA
- a CDS encoding Crp/Fnr family transcriptional regulator: MPELLKKTFPSFSNELIQDIKANEIIKNISAGEVIMRTGQYIKNTILLVKGTIKVYREDSDGGEFFMYYLQPGQACALSMVCAIKNEKSQIMAKVVEDAEIIMLPLAMMDKWMMEHRSWYEFVVGSYRNRLEEVLEVIDSIAFRAMDERLEFYLKRQVEACGCKELKLSHQEIGSDLNTSREVISRLLKKMEQRGLVVLHRNQIEIL; the protein is encoded by the coding sequence ATGCCAGAGCTATTAAAAAAAACATTTCCTTCCTTTTCAAATGAATTGATACAAGACATCAAAGCAAATGAAATAATAAAAAATATTAGTGCAGGAGAAGTGATCATGCGCACTGGACAATATATTAAAAACACCATACTATTAGTAAAAGGAACAATCAAAGTCTATCGTGAAGACAGTGATGGTGGCGAATTTTTCATGTATTACTTACAACCTGGACAAGCCTGTGCCTTATCTATGGTTTGCGCCATCAAGAATGAAAAAAGCCAAATCATGGCAAAAGTAGTTGAAGATGCTGAGATAATCATGCTTCCATTAGCAATGATGGACAAATGGATGATGGAACATCGCAGTTGGTACGAATTTGTTGTAGGCTCGTATCGCAATCGCTTAGAAGAAGTACTAGAGGTAATTGACAGTATTGCTTTTAGAGCAATGGATGAGCGGTTGGAATTTTATCTAAAACGCCAAGTTGAAGCTTGTGGCTGCAAAGAATTAAAACTATCACATCAAGAAATCGGATCTGATTTGAATACTTCCAGAGAAGTTATATCGAGGCTACTCAAAAAAATGGAACAGCGAGGTTTGGTCGTTTTGCACCGCAATCAGATTGAAATTCTATAG
- a CDS encoding rhodanese-like domain-containing protein, whose translation MNLTQEEWVSQMEADENAVLLDVRTEDECDQGIIEGSINIDIHKGQEFVDTIAALDKSKNYYVYCRSGMRSAKACEIMNELGIDNAYNLLGGIIEWEGDIV comes from the coding sequence ATGAATTTGACACAAGAAGAATGGGTTTCTCAAATGGAAGCCGATGAGAATGCAGTCCTGTTAGATGTAAGAACCGAAGATGAATGCGATCAAGGCATAATAGAAGGTTCTATTAATATTGATATTCATAAAGGTCAGGAGTTTGTTGATACTATTGCTGCATTAGATAAAAGTAAAAATTATTATGTGTATTGCCGCTCTGGAATGAGAAGTGCAAAAGCATGTGAAATTATGAACGAGCTGGGTATAGACAATGCCTATAACTTACTCGGTGGAATTATAGAATGGGAAGGTGATATAGTTTAA